A section of the Dehalobacter sp. DCM genome encodes:
- a CDS encoding UbiX family flavin prenyltransferase, producing the protein MKILISLTGATGLIYGVRLMEVLNKTEHHVSLIMSRWAKETLLIETDVTVDYVHALADQVYDNDDLAAAVSSGSYGIDATIIAPCSMKTLAAIANGYSEKLIVRTADVALKERRPLVLMPRETPLSLIHLRNMTTVTEAGGILLPPMPAFYHRPETIDDIVNQSIGKVLDFLKIPHNLFERWRSDQ; encoded by the coding sequence ATGAAAATACTTATATCTTTGACCGGTGCCACCGGGTTGATCTACGGTGTGCGGCTTATGGAAGTTCTGAACAAAACGGAGCATCATGTATCTCTGATTATGAGTCGGTGGGCGAAAGAAACACTCCTGATCGAGACTGACGTTACTGTCGACTATGTTCACGCCTTAGCCGATCAGGTCTATGATAATGACGACTTAGCTGCCGCAGTTTCCAGCGGTTCCTACGGAATCGATGCCACAATAATTGCGCCTTGCAGCATGAAAACATTAGCGGCCATCGCTAACGGCTACAGCGAGAAACTCATCGTACGCACAGCGGATGTGGCTTTAAAAGAGCGTCGTCCCCTGGTGCTTATGCCGCGCGAAACGCCGTTATCTCTGATCCATCTGCGCAATATGACAACTGTTACGGAGGCAGGCGGTATATTGCTCCCGCCTATGCCGGCTTTCTATCACCGCCCTGAAACTATTGATGATATCGTCAATCAAAGCATCGGCAAGGTGCTGGATTTTTTAAAGATCCCTCATAATCTCTTCGAAAGATGGCGAAGTGACCAATGA
- the lpdD gene encoding prenylated flavin chaperone LpdD → MKIISGEGKLEIIYDIKLIGKDILITVTGGEEHIGSVAVGNCGTVTPYTVEGHRDDALAVPLAQEVSQMFRCICVVSAGFHRDNLSKEEISVVLENHRSGIAKVMNYLQEFFINDK, encoded by the coding sequence ATGAAAATCATCAGCGGCGAAGGAAAATTAGAAATCATCTATGATATAAAACTTATAGGCAAAGACATCCTGATTACTGTTACCGGAGGGGAAGAGCATATCGGCAGCGTAGCAGTTGGTAACTGCGGAACGGTGACACCCTATACGGTAGAAGGGCATCGCGACGATGCCCTGGCGGTACCCCTGGCTCAGGAAGTATCCCAAATGTTTCGCTGTATTTGCGTGGTCTCCGCAGGATTCCATCGGGATAATCTGAGCAAAGAAGAAATTAGTGTGGTGTTGGAAAATCATCGATCCGGTATCGCCAAGGTCATGAATTATTTACAGGAATTTTTTATTAATGATAAATAA
- a CDS encoding DUF2284 domain-containing protein, with product MLQKGGHGINRIDFQNNDYDFLIQIIAEQDAADILEKAMACDLFTAIEEGKSLADLASLLVLDEKGTLLFLDVLDKLGMVISKEGYVCNAPVSTKYLTKASPFDSLNAVKNGEISSMFIAEKLLPMLANIRGNVYLENISKQVLPSEQTFPSVIQDVIMKNDPEISCNHQLPYDLVITGANFATQTETLAPNGIIGVMGTFVDAYSLHTALRLYHSYVNKTDADLLSLKDVTAYFENKQLQHTPLFHLTRDISVIFASKNADSLNRISVTAETQLRAKLSRLPIQSVTTINPNDVVTAHWVKDHCRYGCSSYGEKCCPPNSPTYEETRIKFEGYTRAFLIEGQPPTRDFQHIMLKAEKIAFKEGFYKAFAFWAGPCHICDRCEPPAPPKKCTATRPSMESAGIDVFATVAKYGFHLRTLKDKREFAKYFGLLLLE from the coding sequence GTGCTACAAAAAGGTGGTCATGGCATTAATAGAATTGATTTTCAGAATAACGATTATGATTTCCTGATACAAATCATCGCGGAACAGGATGCGGCAGACATTCTTGAAAAAGCGATGGCCTGTGATCTTTTTACGGCAATTGAAGAAGGAAAGTCCTTGGCTGATCTCGCCAGTTTACTCGTTTTAGATGAGAAAGGAACCCTTCTTTTCCTTGATGTTCTGGATAAGTTAGGCATGGTTATCAGCAAAGAAGGCTATGTCTGCAATGCTCCTGTCAGTACAAAATACCTGACAAAAGCAAGCCCTTTCGATAGTCTGAACGCAGTAAAAAACGGCGAGATCAGCAGCATGTTTATTGCCGAAAAGCTCCTGCCGATGCTGGCGAATATCAGGGGAAATGTCTATCTTGAAAATATTTCAAAACAAGTGCTTCCTTCTGAACAAACGTTTCCATCTGTAATTCAAGACGTGATTATGAAAAACGATCCGGAGATTTCTTGTAATCATCAATTGCCTTATGACCTGGTGATCACAGGCGCAAATTTCGCTACACAAACGGAAACGCTGGCGCCAAACGGTATCATAGGGGTTATGGGTACTTTTGTTGATGCGTATTCTCTGCACACCGCGCTTCGGTTATATCACAGCTATGTCAATAAAACGGATGCAGATCTGCTTTCGTTGAAGGATGTAACCGCGTATTTTGAAAATAAACAGCTGCAGCATACACCATTATTCCATCTCACCAGGGATATTTCGGTGATATTTGCCTCTAAAAATGCAGATAGTCTAAACAGAATTTCGGTTACAGCAGAAACGCAGCTTCGTGCGAAATTAAGCCGACTGCCAATTCAATCTGTGACCACGATCAACCCGAATGATGTGGTTACAGCCCATTGGGTTAAAGATCATTGCCGTTACGGATGTTCCAGTTATGGAGAAAAATGCTGTCCCCCGAACAGCCCAACGTATGAGGAAACGAGAATAAAATTTGAGGGTTATACCCGCGCTTTTTTAATTGAAGGACAACCCCCAACCAGGGATTTTCAGCATATCATGCTGAAAGCTGAAAAAATCGCTTTCAAAGAAGGCTTCTATAAAGCGTTTGCTTTTTGGGCAGGCCCCTGCCATATTTGTGATCGTTGTGAACCGCCCGCTCCTCCCAAAAAGTGTACGGCAACACGCCCTTCTATGGAAAGCGCCGGTATTGATGTTTTCGCTACCGTAGCCAAATATGGTTTCCACCTGCGGACGTTAAAAGATAAGCGTGAATTTGCCAAATACTTTGGTTTATTGCTTTTAGAATAA
- a CDS encoding VanZ family protein — MRIIVYYIKDMLPVMVMALPIVFIVRVIAVKVRKKQRGSHNWYHEIGLGIFVLFLTGLASQTIVPVWGISLEGPEMPGIADRLSSINLIPFQALIIIARIISNGGIPEREIVQLFGNIGMFIVPGFMLPLLWRSFQNMSKTVLVCALISFTIEFTQLFTGRSTDIDDLLLNTLGGILGFLIFAAVKRSALAKISERFHSIPRESIMTKDKGEV; from the coding sequence ATGAGAATAATTGTTTATTATATCAAAGATATGCTTCCGGTTATGGTGATGGCCCTGCCCATAGTCTTCATTGTCCGTGTTATTGCGGTTAAAGTCAGAAAGAAGCAAAGAGGCAGTCACAATTGGTACCATGAAATTGGCTTAGGGATCTTTGTGTTGTTTTTGACTGGACTTGCTTCACAGACGATTGTACCCGTCTGGGGTATCTCTTTAGAGGGACCCGAAATGCCTGGAATTGCAGATAGATTGAGTAGCATCAATCTGATTCCGTTTCAGGCATTAATCATAATCGCACGTATTATAAGTAACGGCGGTATTCCAGAAAGGGAGATCGTTCAACTTTTTGGCAATATCGGCATGTTCATTGTGCCGGGATTTATGCTCCCGCTCTTATGGCGCTCATTCCAAAACATGAGTAAGACCGTTCTGGTCTGTGCTTTGATTTCTTTCACCATTGAGTTCACCCAGCTTTTCACCGGAAGATCGACTGATATTGACGATCTTCTGCTCAATACATTGGGAGGCATACTGGGATTTCTGATATTTGCCGCTGTGAAGAGAAGTGCACTGGCCAAGATTTCAGAGCGATTCCACAGTATCCCTAGGGAAAGTATCATGACCAAAGATAAAGGTGAAGTATAG